The DNA segment AAAGCTGGTGACGAAATCGCTCTGGTTCGTGACGGTATCGTTTACGCAACCATGAAGATTGAAGAAAAATACGAAATGACTGAAGAAGACAAAAAATGGGAATGCTACCAGGTCTTCAAAGGTCATGGCGAAGAATCAGAAGATGATGTTTTCTGGAAAACCGCTCTTGAAGACCATCCTGGTGTCAAGATGGTTATGGCTCAGAAAAAGTACAACATCGCTGGTCCTGTTAAAGTCCTTTCCGAAGGCGACTATCCTGAAAAATACAAAGGTGTATACCTCCGTCCTGCTGAAACTCGTGCAGCATTCGACGAAAAGGGCTGGTCTACCGTTGCTGCTCTCCAGCTTCGTAACCCCATGCACCGCTCACATGAATTCCTCGCAAAAATTTCCATCGAAGTTTGTGACGGCTGCCTGATCCACTCCCTGATCGGTAACCTGAAACCCGGTGACATTCCTGCTGAAGTTCGTGTTAAAGCTATCGACACTCTCGTTGAGCACTACTTCGTAAAAGACAACGTAATTCAGGCTGGTTATCCTCTTGATATGCGTTACGCTGGTCCTCGTGAAGGCCTTCTCCACGCTACCTTCCGTCAGAACTACGGTGTTAACCGTATGCTGATCGGTCGTGACCATGCTGGTGTTGGTGACTTCTACGGTCTGTTCGAAGCTCAGGAAATCTTCGACAAAATTCCTTATGCTAAAGAAGCATGTCCGGAACCCGGCAAAGCTCTGCTCTGCGAACCCATGAAGATTGACTGGACTTTCTACTGCTTCAAGTGCGACGGCATGGCTTCTCTGAGAACCTGCCCCCACGCTAAAGAAGATCGCGTAATCCTTTCCGGTACTAAACTGCGTAAGGCTCTTTCCGAAGGTGCAGACGTTCCCGATCACTTCGGTCGTGACGAAGTACTCGTACAGCTTCGTGAATACTACGAAGGTCTTACAGAAAAAGTTGAAGTTAAGATGCAGCACGCTGCTTCCGGTGACTCCATGTAGTTCACAGCTTCAGCTATGAATTGAATATTCAAGAGGGAAGGCACTTGTGCCTTCCCTCTTTTATTTTTTAGGATTTATACATTACCCAGGTATCTTTTTTTATCCCCACCCCTTAAAAGGCTTGCCCGCAAGCGATTTTCAGGCTAGAAAATCTAGCTTCCTTATAATGGGAATGTTATCTTCATTTTTCAGAGTCAATTTGCCTGCACTTCTTTCAGTTTTCAGGCAACAGACACGCCGCGGTTTTGCGGGATAATTGCCTGAGGTTTTCAAATACACTCTATATAAAGGCAATATTACATTTATCAGGATATATAAAAGAATGCCCTACAACAAAAACAACGACCGTTCCGGATCAAGGCCTCCTAGAAGGATGTCCCTTCTTCAGGAAATTCAGGAAATAGATTCCAAACTGCTTTCCATGCTTTCCCGCAGAAATCTGCTGATGGGTAAAGCCGCTTCAAAACGCAGACAGAAGGGCCTGCCACTGGCCGACCCGGAAATGGAACGTCGCCTTTTTGAAAAGTGGAATGAACTAAGCACAAGCCACAGCTTTGAAAGCAAATCATCCCGTAGAATTTTTGAACAAGTCAACAATCTGGCATACGCAGCGGTCGCCTCACCTGAAAGCCGCAAAAGCAACGCTTACATCCTTTCCCCGCCTCGTAAAACAGTGAAAGTTGATGTCGACGGTCCCCGTTCGATTTTACAGACTAAATTTTATACGGCTCTTGCCGCAGCTTCAGGAGCCGAAGCTTCCATCAATAATATTTTTATTAATGACACTCTTGTCCAGCTCATCAAAGCCTTCAATCAGGGCGGAGCTAAGCTTTCATGGCAGGATGAAACCATTGAGTCCAAAGCCGAAGGCTCTCTGGATTTTGAAGAAAAACTGATTTTTGCCGGAGAATCTCCGCTCAATCTTTATCTTGTCACTGCATTCGGACTCTCTGTTACCGGTAAATTTAAAATTGCCGGCAGCGCCGAAATGAAATTCTTTGATACCAGACCAATGAACAATCTTGTCGCCGGTCTTGGAGCAAGAATTAATACACTCGACCTGCACAGCTACGGCCTGCCCGCAAGACTTGAATGCGGCGGTCGCATGGCTTCAACTCTTACTATAGATGATAATACAGATCCTCTTTTTGCTGCGGCACTTACCCTCGCCGCATGGACATATCCTCAGGGTCTGACTCTGAAATTCGACAGTGAATGGAAAGGCAAATCTCAGCTCAGCTCTGCTGTAGAGGTTCTGAATACCTGTGGGGTAAACGCAACTCTTACCGATTCAGAAGTAAAAGTTCCGCACTGCGATTCAATCAATTTCCCCACAAGCCCTGAAATTGGTCTTGACCCTGAAATCTGCTCTGCAATTCTGGCTATTCCCGCTTTCTGTGAAGGTGAAGTCAGACTGAACGGTGTATGGCCTTCAAATACAGAAGCTCAGTCAATTCTCGATACCCTGAAAACTTCCGGCCTCAACATCACCGTTGATAACAATGCCATTACAGCTACAGCCGGTGAATTGGCAGAAGATCTTTACTTCGACTGTCTGGGTAAATCGGAACTTTTCCCCATCGAACTTGCTTTAGCTGTAAATTCGGGAAAAGAAACCACAATATCCGCCCCTGAAGATAAAACCATATTCGAGCATGGAATCAATCTGCTCGAACACATGGGAATAAAATATCTTAATACTGAAAACGGACTTGCCATCAGACCGGGAAGACTCATCTGGGATTCCCCGTGGACTGCTCCAAGCCCCTTCTTTGGCATGGCTTTAGGCCTTCTGGCATGGATAAGACCCGGCATTGCTATTGACAATCCGGGTGAAATTTCATCCCATTGGCCCCGCTTCTGGAATCTTTACAACAGCTTGCCTGAAGTAACATCACTTATTCCGCCGAAAAGGGAGAAACAGGATGACCCCAAATCAAACAGAAAGCGTGTCAGAATCGACTGAGATAGACACTCTTGAAATTGAGATAAAAAAATTCAAGTCAGAGCTTGATAAATGCAAAGAGCAGATCAAGCTGCTTATGCAAAGTGAAAAGCCGTCTGAAGGGATATTTTTCGCCAAGGAGATATTCGATAAACAGCAGGATAAACTTCGTCTGGAAGTTGAAGTCGAACTTCGCCAAAAGAAAATTAACCGCATCAAACTGGGAATTGCTGAGAGTCAGTCTCCCGGAAACGGCTTTCTCTTTTAACCATCCCCTCTGCCTATGCGGCTGAGGATGATCCATTAAGGAGGCATCATGGGTCAGAATATTACTGAAAAGATTATTTCCAAGCACCTTGTATCCGGAACAATGGAACCGGGAACTGAAATCGCACTGCGAATTGATCAGACCCTGACTCAGGATGCGACAGGAACAATGGCATATCTTCAGTTTGAAGCTATGGATATTCCAAAAGTCCAGACAGAGCTTTCTGTAAGTTACGTTGACCATAATACAATTCAGATGGGTTTCCGCAACCCTGATGACCATCAGTATCTTAGGACCCTTGCCGCCCAGAAAGGAATCATATTCTCTCCTGTAGGCACAGGCATCTGTCACCAGCTGCATCTTGAGAACTTTGCCAGACCCGGTAAAACTCTGATCGGCTCAGACAGCCATACTCCTACTGCCGGTGGTATAGGATCTCTGGCAATGGGTGCCGGCGGACTTTCCGTTGCTCTGGCAATGGCTGGCCAGCCCTACTCCATTCCCATGCCCAAAGTTGTAAAAGTTGAACTGACTGGAAAACTTCAGGGATGGGCTTCAGCTAAAGATATCATCCTCAAACTTCTCGGCATGCTGACCGTTAAAGGCGGAGTCGGTAAAGTTTTTGAATATGCCGGTCCTGGAGTTGAGACTCTGACCGTACCTGAACGTGCAGTAATCACCAACATGGGTGCTGAGCTCGGTGCAACAACTTCCATTTTCCCCGGTGACGAGCAGGTCCGTAAATTCCTCAAGATCATGGGGCGCGAAGAAGATTTCAGTGAACTGATTGCTGACAGTGACGCAACTTATGATGAAGTTATTTCAATCAACCTTGATGAGCTGGAACCACTTGTTGCACAGCCGCACATGCCAGACAGAGTTGTTACCGTTAAATCTCTGGCCGGACTCAAAGTCAACCAGTGTGCAATCGGATCATGCACCAACTCTTCTTACGCTGACCTCAAAACAACTATCCAGATACTGAAAGGTAACCAGCTCCCCGCCGGAGTTGACCTTCTCATCTCCCCCGGTTCAAAGCAGGTGCTGAAAATGCTCGCAGCCGAAAGGCTTATTGAGCCTCTTATGGATTCCGGAGCCAGACTTCTGGAATGTACCTGCGGACCTTGTATCGGTATGGGCGGTTCACCGACCTCTGCCGGTGTAAGTGTCAGAACCTTCAACCGCAACTTTGAAGGCAGAAGCGGAACTCAGGACGCCAAGATTTATCTTGCCAGCCCTCAGACCGCAGCAAACCTTGCCCTTGCCGGTGAATTCACTGACCCTGCAACATGGGGCACTCCTCCTGAAAAAATTGATTTCCCTGCTGAAATTCCTCCCATCAGGCATCTTTTCATTTACCCGCCTGAAGATGGTTCCTCAGTAGAGATCGTCCGCGGCCCGAACATTGTTCCTCTTGAAAAGTTCGCTGAACTTCCAGAGACAATAACTTCTACTGTAAGGCTGAAAGTCGGCGACAATATCACAACCGACCATATTCTGCCTGCCGGACCACAGATTACAGCTCTGCGTTCCAATATTCCGGCTATCAGTGAATACATATTCAGCCGCGTGGATGAAAACTTTGTCAGCAGAATGAAAGCTGCTGAATCAGGTATAATCCTCGGCGGAGAAAACTACGGACAGGGATCAAGCCGTGAGCACGCAGCACTCGGCCCCCGTCATTTAGGTGTCGTTGCGGTCATAACCAAGTCACTTGCCCGTATCCACAGGGCAAACCTTGTCAATTTCGGAATTCTCCCCCTTGTCCTTGTTGACAAGAGCGATTACGAAAGACTTGCTGAAGGCAGTGAACTTACTATTGATACCTCTACTATTACTCCTGGCGGAACATCCGAGATTTCGGTTGCAGGTGGAGAATCATTCAAAGTAAGTAACGACCTTTCTAAAAATGAACTGGAAATAATCCGTGCCGGTGGACTTCTTAACTATGCCGGCAAATAATATTGATTAAAAATCATTCCGCCCGGATTATTCCGGGCGGGAAGATTTTTCTACTGCCAACCCTTAAAATCGAGCGGCCGGTAGCCGCCAACCGGAGAACGGAGACGTCATGCTGGACAAAATGCGCGATAGCGCCAACAGCTGGATTATCAAGGCCATATTCGCCATCATCATTATTGTATTCGTATTTGCTTTCGGAATGGGCCAGTTTAGCGGAAAAAACGACCCGGCAATTGCTTACGTTGATGATACTCCCATTTCCACACAGGAATTTATGAGAGTCTACAGACAGACTGCGGATTATTTTAAAAAACAAAATCCCAATCTGGATTCAGACTACTTTCAGTCTTCAGAATTTAAAAAAATGATTCTTGGAAGACTTGTTAATTCCTATGTTCTCCGTAATGAAGCCCAAAAACTAGGCATTACTTTTTCTAAAACAGAACTTTATTACTCCATCAGCAGTATCCCCTTTTTCCACGGAGCTGATAACCAGTTTGATAAGAACATCTACAACTCTTATCTCCGTGCGAACCATATGAGCGCTGCAACTTTCGAGCATGATCAGAAAATAAGCCATCTTGTCCAGAAACTGCAGACCTATGTAGCTCTTCCGGTTCGTCCGACAGAAGCCGAAGCTCGGGATATTTTCAACTGGGCAGCTTCACAGGTTAAAGCTGAATACATCGCTTTTCCTGCTGAAAACTACAGTGCCGGAATAAAAATTTCTGATAAACAGATTGAAGAATACTACAATAAAAATCAGGAAAAATTCAGAGTCCCTGAAACTGCAAGCATCAGCTATCTCGAATTCACGCCTAAAGAAATGGCAAAGTATGAAAAAGTAACTGATGAAGAGATCAAACAGTACTACGAAGCATACAAAGAGAACTACAAGCAGGACGCTAAAGTTAAAGCCAGCCATATTCTGATCAGCGTTGATGAGAATGCGGATAAGGCTGAAGTAAAAAAAGCAAAAGCCAAAATTGAAAAAATATATGCTCAGGCTAAAAAAGGTGCTGACTTTGCAAAGCTTGCCCAGAAATATTCTGAAGGACCGTCTTCTACCGTAGGCGGAGAGCTTGGATGGTTCGACAAAAAATCCATGGTTAAACCTTTTGCCGACAAAGCTTTCAGTATGAAAGTCGGTGAAGTAAGTGAACCGGTTCGCACCCGTTTCGGTTTCCATATTATCAAGCTTGAAGATAAAAAAGAAGCCGGAACTCAGACTCTTGAAGACGTAAAAGGCAAAATTAAGGCTACAATATCTGAAGATAAAGCCGCCGGCTCTATCCATGAAAAACTGGATAACGCAATCGACATGGCCGCCTCAGGAATGAAACTTGAAAAAATTGCTGACGAAATAGGCGTTGTTGTAAAGCAGGTCGAGAAGACAACAGTTGATGCCCTTAAGCAGCAATTCGGTATGAAACCTGAAGC comes from the Maridesulfovibrio bastinii DSM 16055 genome and includes:
- the sat gene encoding sulfate adenylyltransferase, with amino-acid sequence MSKLVPPHGGKGLVCALLEGDALAAEQKKAEGLKKIEISARAKGDLIMMGTGGFSPLTGFMDKEDWKGVCEKFLMKDGTFWPVPVTLDTDDEDVKAGDEIALVRDGIVYATMKIEEKYEMTEEDKKWECYQVFKGHGEESEDDVFWKTALEDHPGVKMVMAQKKYNIAGPVKVLSEGDYPEKYKGVYLRPAETRAAFDEKGWSTVAALQLRNPMHRSHEFLAKISIEVCDGCLIHSLIGNLKPGDIPAEVRVKAIDTLVEHYFVKDNVIQAGYPLDMRYAGPREGLLHATFRQNYGVNRMLIGRDHAGVGDFYGLFEAQEIFDKIPYAKEACPEPGKALLCEPMKIDWTFYCFKCDGMASLRTCPHAKEDRVILSGTKLRKALSEGADVPDHFGRDEVLVQLREYYEGLTEKVEVKMQHAASGDSM
- a CDS encoding chorismate mutase; translated protein: MPYNKNNDRSGSRPPRRMSLLQEIQEIDSKLLSMLSRRNLLMGKAASKRRQKGLPLADPEMERRLFEKWNELSTSHSFESKSSRRIFEQVNNLAYAAVASPESRKSNAYILSPPRKTVKVDVDGPRSILQTKFYTALAAASGAEASINNIFINDTLVQLIKAFNQGGAKLSWQDETIESKAEGSLDFEEKLIFAGESPLNLYLVTAFGLSVTGKFKIAGSAEMKFFDTRPMNNLVAGLGARINTLDLHSYGLPARLECGGRMASTLTIDDNTDPLFAAALTLAAWTYPQGLTLKFDSEWKGKSQLSSAVEVLNTCGVNATLTDSEVKVPHCDSINFPTSPEIGLDPEICSAILAIPAFCEGEVRLNGVWPSNTEAQSILDTLKTSGLNITVDNNAITATAGELAEDLYFDCLGKSELFPIELALAVNSGKETTISAPEDKTIFEHGINLLEHMGIKYLNTENGLAIRPGRLIWDSPWTAPSPFFGMALGLLAWIRPGIAIDNPGEISSHWPRFWNLYNSLPEVTSLIPPKREKQDDPKSNRKRVRID
- a CDS encoding aconitate hydratase, which encodes MGQNITEKIISKHLVSGTMEPGTEIALRIDQTLTQDATGTMAYLQFEAMDIPKVQTELSVSYVDHNTIQMGFRNPDDHQYLRTLAAQKGIIFSPVGTGICHQLHLENFARPGKTLIGSDSHTPTAGGIGSLAMGAGGLSVALAMAGQPYSIPMPKVVKVELTGKLQGWASAKDIILKLLGMLTVKGGVGKVFEYAGPGVETLTVPERAVITNMGAELGATTSIFPGDEQVRKFLKIMGREEDFSELIADSDATYDEVISINLDELEPLVAQPHMPDRVVTVKSLAGLKVNQCAIGSCTNSSYADLKTTIQILKGNQLPAGVDLLISPGSKQVLKMLAAERLIEPLMDSGARLLECTCGPCIGMGGSPTSAGVSVRTFNRNFEGRSGTQDAKIYLASPQTAANLALAGEFTDPATWGTPPEKIDFPAEIPPIRHLFIYPPEDGSSVEIVRGPNIVPLEKFAELPETITSTVRLKVGDNITTDHILPAGPQITALRSNIPAISEYIFSRVDENFVSRMKAAESGIILGGENYGQGSSREHAALGPRHLGVVAVITKSLARIHRANLVNFGILPLVLVDKSDYERLAEGSELTIDTSTITPGGTSEISVAGGESFKVSNDLSKNELEIIRAGGLLNYAGK
- a CDS encoding peptidylprolyl isomerase, with protein sequence MLDKMRDSANSWIIKAIFAIIIIVFVFAFGMGQFSGKNDPAIAYVDDTPISTQEFMRVYRQTADYFKKQNPNLDSDYFQSSEFKKMILGRLVNSYVLRNEAQKLGITFSKTELYYSISSIPFFHGADNQFDKNIYNSYLRANHMSAATFEHDQKISHLVQKLQTYVALPVRPTEAEARDIFNWAASQVKAEYIAFPAENYSAGIKISDKQIEEYYNKNQEKFRVPETASISYLEFTPKEMAKYEKVTDEEIKQYYEAYKENYKQDAKVKASHILISVDENADKAEVKKAKAKIEKIYAQAKKGADFAKLAQKYSEGPSSTVGGELGWFDKKSMVKPFADKAFSMKVGEVSEPVRTRFGFHIIKLEDKKEAGTQTLEDVKGKIKATISEDKAAGSIHEKLDNAIDMAASGMKLEKIADEIGVVVKQVEKTTVDALKQQFGMKPEAAKTVFNLAINTVSEIPVAIDNGYIIVQKDVDTPSFIKPLKDVKDSIVNYLEKDHAKVAAKTAAEEVLKKLIDPKTAKAEQDEIQADVRTTEAFGRNGFIPGLGMSKNLVEDTFNAADSHWLNKVYELQDGYVIARLDERIPPKEGQWEKQKEVIMNSLQREQANTILNSFVTELRKKADIKITRPDVLK